In Syngnathus scovelli strain Florida chromosome 11, RoL_Ssco_1.2, whole genome shotgun sequence, one DNA window encodes the following:
- the mkrn2 gene encoding E3 ubiquitin-protein ligase makorin-2 isoform X3 → MSTKQVTCRYDHIKPSYRGGGGASEAKAGPGGGASVRPEARKPMREAQAGQLECPFGGVAVSPAREVPATSNHSYVDAIRTGLEASAPEQGWDATRSLGSPQLTGHPCEGPAQMGGAYRDLCQLCPYAAAGRCFREDGCPYLHGDRCEVCRLRVLHPHDAEQRRAHEKMCLLAFERDMEKAFAAQLSQDKVCSICMEVVVQKAIPSERRFGILSSCCHVFCLACIRQWRCTRNFSNKIIKACPECRVLSEFVIPSVYWVEEQDDKDNLVELFKSGVSKKACKYFDQGRGSCPFGGKCLYLHAFPDGSRAEAEKPRKQLSSEGNIRFMNSVRLWDFIQEREQHPAGPPLPSPDDDMAELRELFMQMSAPSYDGSEPAPERQPH, encoded by the exons ATACGATCACATCAAACCATCCTACAGAGGAGGGGGCGGAGCTTCAGAGGCCAAAGCGGGTCCTGGAGGTGGAGCTTCGGTCAGACCAGAGGCCAGGAAGCCGATGAGAGAGGCCCAAG CGGGGCAGCTGGAGTGCCCGTTCGGGGGTGTGGCGGTCAGCCCGGCTCGCGAGGTCCCCGCCACGTCCAATCACTCGTACGTGGACGCCATCAGGACAGGCCTGGAAGCTTCGGCGCCGGAACAAGGTTGGGACGCCACTCGGTCGCTTGGATCGCCACAGCTCACGGGCCACCCTTGCGAAGGTCCTGCCCAGATGGGTGGAGCCTACCGGGACCTTTGCCAGCTATGCCCGTATGCCGCCGCTGGCCGGTGCTTCCGCGAGGATGGCTGCCCATATCTCCACGGTGACCGGTGCGAGGTGTGCCGGCTGCGTGTGCTGCACCCTCACGATGCCGAGCAGCGGCGGGCACACGAAAAG ATGTGCCTGCTGGCCTTCGAGAGGGACATGGAGAAAGCCTTCGCCGCGCAGCTCAGCCAAGACAAG GTGTGCTCCATCTGCATGGAGGTGGTGGTGCAGAAGGCCATCCCGTCGGAGCGCCGCTTTGGGATCTTGTCCTCGTGCTGTCACGTCTTTTGCCTGGCGTGCATTCGACAGTGGAGATGCACGCGCAACTTCAGCAACAAGATCATCAA AGCGTGTCCGGAGTGTCGCGTGCTCTCCGAGTTCGTCATCCCGTCGGTGTACTGGGTGGAGGAGCAGGACGACAAGGACAACCTCGTCGAGCTCTTCAAGTCCGGAGTCAG CAAGAAGGCCTGCAAGTACTTTGACCAGGGCCGCGGCTCGTGTCCCTTTGGAGGAAAGTGCTTGTACCTCCACGCCTTCCCGGACGGAAGCCGAGCCGAGGCCGAGAAACCGCGCAAGCAGCTGAGCTCAGAGGGGAATATCCGG TTCATGAACAGCGTGCGCTTGTGGGACTTCATCCAAGAGCGCGAGCAGCACCCGGCAGGCCCACCACTGCCATCGCCCGACGACGACATGGCCGAGCTGCGGGAGCTCTTCATGCAGATGTCGGCGCCCAGCTACGACGGGTCCGAGCCTGCCCCGGAGCGGCAGCCGCATTAG